A genomic segment from Papilio machaon chromosome 20, ilPapMach1.1, whole genome shotgun sequence encodes:
- the LOC106718261 gene encoding uncharacterized protein LOC106718261 has product MPRLRGRARNIGRRTQHAQLVHDHRLNRTVEEHSMDNVNLRDRAACTRANENLEQRAQRLRANTLRQREARQRATNAHRERNQQRVQDNRALARASLNRLAFEYDPEIDYSSHALITIGSMDKECQHCHAFKYKGESAGLCCASGKISLPPLKPPPEPLKTLLAGITSQSKLFLRKIRKLNSCFQMTSFAATKIIHNEDGRNFESTFKIQGQVYHQIGSLLPMPDADPKFLQIYFMGNEEQQSHTRCVYNHIEQMEEREIVDILERFLQNHNQLVQLFKTLSNRLQNDNYVIVIKADKVPYGEHAGTYNVPTINEVAVVMAGDPCERRDIRIQRRDNTMQIIQDNHRSYDALQYPLIFWEGEDGYHLNIKQRNPTTGEELTKKVSAMNFYAYRLMIRANEDNNILRCAVDSYFISTSSICM; this is encoded by the exons atgCCACGTCTTCGTGGAAGAGCAAGAAATATTGGTCGACGTACTCAGCACGCGCAATTAGTTCATGATCATCGATTGAATAGAACAGTAGAAGAACATTCTATggataatgtaaatttaagagATCGAGCTGCATGTACACGTGCAAATGAAAATTTAGAGCAACGTGCTCAACGTCTTCGTGCTAATACATTAAGACAACGAGAGGCACGTCAACGAGCGACCAACGCACATAGAGAACGTAACCAACAGCGAGTACAAGATAATCGAGCATTGGCACGAGCATCACTTAATCGTCTCGCGTTTGAATATGATCCTGAAATAGATTATTCATCACATGCATTGATCACGATTGGTAGTATGGACAAAGAGTGTCAACATTGTCATGCTTTCAAGTACAAAGGTGAATCAGCTGGTTTATGTTGCGCATCTGGAAAAATATCACTGCCACCGCTAAAACCACCACCAGAACCTTTAAAAACGCTTTTAGCTGGAATCACATCTCaatcgaaattatttttacggaaaattcgtaaattaaattcatgcttCCAAATGACATCATTTGCagcaacaaaaattattcataatgaAGATGGCCGTAATTTTGAATCCACATTCAAAATTCAAGGCCAAGTATATCACCAAATTGGTTCGTTACTTCCAATGCCTGATGCCGAtccaaaatttttacaaatttattttatggggAATGAAGAGCAACAATCACATACACGCTGCGTTTACAACCATATAGAACAGATGGAGGAACGAGAAATTGTGGACATTTTGGAAAGGTTTTTGCAAAACCATAACCAATTAGTACAATTGTTCAAGACTCTTTCTAACAGACTGCAAAACGATAACTATGTCATTGTTATTAAAGCAGACAAAGTACCCTATGGAGAGCACGCAGGCACATATAATGTTCCAACCATTAATGAAGTGGCAGTTGTTATGGCTGGTGACCCATGTGAACGTAGAGACATTCGCATACAACGCAGAGATAATACGATGCAAATAATTCAAGACAATCATCGTTCTTACGATGCTTTGCAGTATCCGTTAATATTTTGGGAAGGAGAAGACggatatcatttaaatattaaacaacggAATCCAACTACAG gtgAAGAACTGACCAAGAAAGTTAGTGCCATGAATTTCTACGCATATCGGTTAATGATTCGTGCTAatgaagataataatattcTCCGCTGCGCTGTAGACAGCTATTTCATCAGTACATCGTcgatatgtatgtaa